From the genome of Impatiens glandulifera chromosome 9, dImpGla2.1, whole genome shotgun sequence, one region includes:
- the LOC124914575 gene encoding DNA-directed RNA polymerase subunit beta-like, with translation MSSNMQRQAVPLSRSEKCIVGTGLERQAALDSGALAIAEHEGKIIYTDTDKIVLSSNGDTLSIPLVMYQRSNKNTCMHQNPQVHGGTWIKKGQILANGGATLGGELALGKNLLVAYMPWEGYNSEDAVLINEHLVYGDIYTLFNIRKYKIQTHVTSQGPERITNEIPYLEVHYFAI, from the coding sequence ATGAGTTCGAATATGCAGCGTCAAGCAGTTCCGCTTTCGCGGTCTGAGAAGTGCATTGTTGGAACTGGGTTGGAACGTCAGGCGGCTTTAGATTCAGGAGCTCTTGCTATAGCCGAACACGAGGGAAAAATCATTTATACTGATACTGACAAGATTGTTTTATCAAGTAATGGAGATACTCTAAGCATTCCATTAGTTATGTATCAACGTTCCAACAAAAATACTTGTATGCATCAAAATCCACAGGTTCACGGGGGGACATGGATTAAAAAAGGGCAAATTTTAGCGAATGGTGGGGCTACACTTGGTGGCGAACTAGCTTTGGGGAAAAATTTATTAGTAGCTTATATGCCATGGGAAGGTTACAATTCTGAAGATGCAGTACTTATTAATGAACACTTGGTATATGGAGATATTTATACTTTGTTTAATatacggaaatataaaattcagaCGCATGTGACAAGCCAGGGCCCTGAAAGGATCACTAACGAAATACCGTATTTAGAAGTCCATTACTTCGCAATTTAG